In a single window of the Tachyglossus aculeatus isolate mTacAcu1 chromosome 14, mTacAcu1.pri, whole genome shotgun sequence genome:
- the LGALS2 gene encoding galectin-2, which translates to MSKFEILNLELKSGDTLKIKGKIANDADGFVLNLGRCPDELGLHFNPRFSEAAIVCNSRSQGRWEDEKRDTHLVFSPGSEVKLTVEFQGDEFRVKLPDGHEVTFPNRNNHDQITYLCIHGGLRVTSFKSN; encoded by the exons ATGTCG AAGTTTGAAATCCTGAACCTGGAGTTGAAGTCAGGGGACACCCTGAAGATCAAGGGGAAAATCGCCAATGATGCGGATGG CTTCGTGCTCAACCTCGGCCGCTGCCCCGACGAACTGGGGCTGCACTTCAACCCACGCTTCTCCGAGGCAGCCATCGTCTGCAACTCCCGCTCCCAGGGCcgctgggaagatgagaagcggGACACTCACCTGGTCTTCTctccggggtcagaggtcaag CTGACTGTGGAATTCCAGGGAGATGAGTTCCGGGTGAAGCTGCCAGATGGACACGAGGTTACCTTCCCCAACAGGAACAACCATGACCAAATCACCTACCTCTGCATCCACGGTGGCCTTAGGGTCACATCTTTCAAATCCAACTGA
- the CDC42EP1 gene encoding cdc42 effector protein 1 — MSLGKLPMLGWVSGSHGKRKPRAELTSDMISPPLGDFRHTMHVGRGGDVFGDTSFLSNHGGGGGSAGPGGRSPRSFLARTLRHVRRGGAAPRGGLVSATSSPAPPSVSPIIKNAISLPQLHESAYDGVIGKLSFGSPHGGSPHQEHLGYGQDSRFPTISSFPRSEKPLDRDGSFPSEPVLRRSDSLLSFRLDLGPSLLSELLGTISFSESPKAGEMVQLPNPSSPPGTPRAPGAPVQGHCPNGDSAGTGSLGGDEAGPPPQREGESGALDPGSRGQRAEGWAPGRHYSEMGARRELVEVLPQGRGSWESQDEGPWGPGCQTGPRPIRDLEQEEEEEEEEEEEEVEEVEETRARFSVPATVQADSFEFAGEEEEEEEEVKV; from the exons ATGAGCTTGGGGAAGCTGCCCATGCTGGGCTGGGTGTCAGGGTCCCATGGCAAGCGGAAGCCCCGGGCGGAGTTGACCTCGGACATGATCAGCCCACCGTTGGGGGACTTCCGCCACACCATgcacgtgggccgggggggcgACGTCTTCGGGGACACCTCCTTCCTCAGCAaccacgggggcgggggcgggagtgCAGGCCCGGGCGGACGCTCCCCCAGGAGCTTCCTGGCTCGGACGCTGCGGCACGTGAGGCGGGGGGGCGCCGCGCCACGGGGGGGCCTGGTCTCCGCCACCTCCTCTCCGGCTCCGCCTTCCGTCTCCCCCATCATCAAGAACGCCATCTCGCTGCCCCAGCTCCATGAAAGTGCTTACGACGGTGTCATCGGGAAGCTGAGCTTCGGGAGTCCTCACGGTGGCAGCCCCCACCAGGAGCACCTTGGCTACG GCCAGGATTCCCGGTTCCCTACCATCTCCAGCTTCCCCCGATCGGAAAAGCCCCTGGACAGAGACGGCTCCTTCCCCTCAGAGCCCGTGCTCCGCCGGTCCGACTCGCTGCTCTCCTTCCGCCTTGACCTCGGCCCCTCTCTCCTCAGCGAGCTCCTCGGCACCATCAGCTTCTCCGAGTCGCCCAAGGCCGGGGAGATGGTCCAGCTCCCCAACCCCAGcagccccccggggaccccccgggCCCCAGGTGCCCCGGTGCAGGGGCACTGCCCCAATGGAGACTCGGCAGGAACGGGCTCCCTAGGTGGGGATGAGGCAGGACCCCCCCCACAGAGGGAGGGCGAGAGCGGGGCCCTGGACCCCGGGAGCAGGGGCCAGAGGGCCGAGGGCTGGGCCCCGGGCCGCCACTACAGCGAGATGGGTGCCCGGCGGGAGCTGGTCGAAGTGTTGCCCCAGGGCCGGGGTTCCTGGGAGAGTCAGGACGAGGGGCCATGGGGCCCCGGCTGCCAGACTGGGCCTCGGCCCATCCGGGacctggagcaggaggaagaggaggaggaggaggaggaggaggaggaggtggaggaggtggaggagacgcGGGCCAGATTCTCCGTCCCCGCCACCGTACAAGCAGACTCCTTCGAGTTTGCaggcgaggaggaagaggaggaggaggaggtgaaggtgtGA